From the Lolium rigidum isolate FL_2022 chromosome 2, APGP_CSIRO_Lrig_0.1, whole genome shotgun sequence genome, one window contains:
- the LOC124691092 gene encoding MEIOTIC F-BOX protein MOF-like: MSKKATAGGKDRFGDLTDDLLGHVLSFLPLEDALQTCVLDTRWRNHWRRTTTQDFIVGKRSSPLSCERLKQLVKLFIHLRGSSPLDECNIDVCRDDDDEKGTYRNTELLIAYALECQVRELLVTVDYFGEGQRKLHKPLISQHLKTIHLEWVKLECSALNFSRCPVLEDLKMRRCIIYAHRISSKSLKRLCITGSCCFAEDVHTRIFAPNLISLQLDGFDGFPPFIEYMPFLVAAYVRLRDTCFDFCRESDDFGCYDCPVFEGVLNGLTNAVNLEFVSENGMFSHLWCSEWFPIFDKLKTLLLNECFMASDLVCILKHTPILEVLTLQLGKPKILIRVTDSQETVEQSVVCAHLEVVNIECRKVDERIRTILKILSTCGIPRGKISIKDLFCCSNRFSFQKAPRSQLPSTTAPVAAVSTIDGT, from the exons ATGTCCAAGAAGGCCACGGCAGGCGGCAAGGATCGCTTCGGCGACCTCACCGACGACCTCCTCGGGCATGTGCTGTCATTTCTTCCGCTGGAAGATGCCCTGCAGACCTGCGTGCTAGACACCAGGTGGCGCAACCATTGGAGGCGCACCACCACCCAGGACTTCATCGTTGGCAAGAGGTCAAGTCCCCTGAGCTGCGAGCGTCTCAAACAGTTGGTGAAGCTATTCATCCACCTCCGCGGAAGCTCACCTCTCGACGAGTGCAATATCGATGTCTgccgtgatgatgatgatgagaagGGCACATACAGAAACACCGAGCTTTTGATCGCGTATGCTCTAGAGTGCCAAGTTAGGGAACTCCTAGTCACTGTTGATTACTTCGGGGAGGGTCAACGGAAGCTCCACAAGCCTCTCATCTCTCAGCACTTGAAGACCATACACCTCGAATGGGTTAAGCTAGAATGCTCTGCTCTGAATTTCTCGCGCTGCCCAGTATTAGAGGATCTGAAGATGCGACGTTGCATAATTTATGCACACAGGATATCATCCAAATCGCTAAAGCGGCTGTGCATTACCGGCTCTTGTTGCTTCGCTGAGGATGTCCACACTCGGATTTTTGCTCCCAACCTTATCTCGCTGCAACTTGATGGGTTTGATGGCTTTCCTCCTTTCATCGAGTACATGCCATTCTTGGTAGCAGCTTATGTCCGGCTTCGTGATACCTGCTTCGATTTCTGTCGTGAGAGTGATGACTTTGGTTGTTATGATTGTCCTGTTTTCGAGGGTGTTCTCAATGGGTTGACCAATGCTGTCAATTTGGAGTTTGTATCTGAAAATGGAATG TTTAGCCACTTATGGTGTTCAGAATGGTTCCCCATATTTGACAAACTAAAGACTCTGTTACTCAATGAGTGTTTTATGGCTAGTGATCTAGTTTGCATTCTCAAACACACTCCAATCCTTGAGGTGCTCACTCTTCAGCTTGGTAAACCTAAG ATACTCATTAGAGTAACAGACTCCCAAGAAACGGTGGAACAATCAGTTGTGTGTGCACACCTTGAGGTTGTCAACATTGAATGTAGAAAGGTTGATGAGAGAATTCGCACTATTTTGAAGATCTTGAGTACATGTGGCATACCTCGTGGGAAAATTAGCATCAAGGACCTATTTTGTTGCTCAAATC GCTTTAGTTTTCAGAAGGCTCCGCGGTCGCAGCTTCCCTCTACTACGGCACCAGTAGCTGCAGTTTCTACCATTGATGGCACCTGA